In one window of Candidatus Zixiibacteriota bacterium DNA:
- a CDS encoding T9SS type A sorting domain-containing protein, whose protein sequence is MKKTFFSFLIAASALLFVSNTGQAQEIHPTPFFCSFQDGVSTYNGRPLPVGTLVSAFDPDGILCGYFVVHTAGSFGYMPVYGDDSNSPEDEGAIHGQMITFRINGRLSTVSSGDATWTNQSLKQVSLSATATVGLSAITLPTNRAGTYDDTVKFEMQIRNDGNGIDFYDINASADNGNFVTLPQDSAFYADPSEIISLYFEIETPTFTGGGDTVITIDYEVISAADPTVKLTGSVDLFFTITDAGDPDITLPSGFTLMQNYPNPFNPTTTIAFNIPSSTTAQLEIFNVIGQTVEVMDLGRLGAGEHQIQYDASALASGVYFYRLTTEQTHQSKKMILLK, encoded by the coding sequence GTGAAAAAAACTTTTTTCAGTTTTCTTATCGCCGCCTCTGCCCTTCTTTTCGTCTCAAACACTGGTCAGGCGCAGGAAATTCATCCGACCCCTTTCTTCTGCTCCTTTCAGGATGGCGTCTCTACTTATAACGGTCGACCTCTGCCTGTCGGAACGCTTGTAAGCGCGTTCGATCCGGATGGTATCCTTTGCGGCTATTTTGTCGTGCATACCGCCGGATCATTTGGTTACATGCCCGTGTATGGTGATGATAGCAATTCGCCTGAAGACGAGGGCGCAATCCACGGCCAAATGATTACTTTTAGGATTAACGGACGTCTATCAACCGTTAGTTCGGGCGACGCCACATGGACCAATCAGTCTCTCAAGCAAGTCAGCCTGTCCGCAACCGCGACTGTTGGCCTGTCAGCCATAACGCTTCCGACCAATCGCGCCGGCACGTACGATGACACGGTCAAATTTGAGATGCAAATTAGAAACGATGGCAACGGGATAGACTTCTATGACATCAATGCCTCTGCTGATAATGGAAACTTCGTGACCCTTCCACAGGATTCAGCCTTCTATGCCGACCCATCGGAGATTATCTCGCTCTACTTCGAAATTGAAACCCCGACATTTACTGGCGGCGGCGACACGGTAATTACAATTGACTACGAAGTCATTTCCGCAGCCGATCCGACCGTAAAGTTAACTGGCTCAGTAGATCTCTTCTTCACAATTACTGATGCAGGCGATCCCGATATCACGCTTCCGAGTGGTTTTACTCTTATGCAGAATTATCCAAATCCGTTCAATCCCACAACAACTATCGCATTCAATATCCCATCGAGCACAACTGCTCAATTGGAGATATTTAATGTCATCGGACAGACAGTGGAAGTAATGGATCTCGGACGTCTCGGCGCCGGTGAACACCAAATCCAATACGATGCCTCAGCGCTTGCGAGCGGCGTCTATTTCTATCGACTGACAACGGAACAGACTCATCAGAGCAAAAAAATGATCCTCCTGAAGTAA